The genomic region aaaatacaccgtACATTCTTAACTAAACCAAAAGTGAAACTTctctttgctctcttcaaagccagactctaaTACTAAGGTTTTTTAgtcaaaatgcatgtgtttgggaagtactgagcatacatctggataaatgagacttggattatactgtttctgttaaacgtggtccccaATCATTTATAAATCATTATGTTTGTAGTTTttcgtggaggcatgcaagaaaaacaaagttttcttctcaAATTTGAGGTAACTCAACATGATAAACTGTTTTACAAATGGTTAATTTTGTGGCTGGAGCATTCCTTCAAGAatagttttgaggtacttgtacttcactTCAGTATTTCCACTTAATGCAGCTTTATACTTTGACTCCaccacatttatctgacagccgCAGTTACTTTGAAATGTGATCATTGTATTACATATGCTTGTTATAGATGAAACAAACATTAGAGCTCTACCACTACAACATGCAGATGCTACTTAGATGGTAGTGAAACAGAATAGTAATGATATGAATAATGAATATATAAGAGTATTTGTACAATGTGGTTATGATACTGGAGTAAAAGTTGAGTACTTCCCCCACTACTGGATATAGTATCTCTGTCTGAGGAAGTAATAATGAACTTTAAGGGAACGGTCTGTCTCTGTTGATAAGctttaaatgtacttttatttaatacTGCAAGACAATACACCACGAACAGTTCCACTTTTAAAGGCACTGTTTTATGATTGGCATcccattttaattttcatgcaAGTATCTTGCATGACCTACTGCTTCAGTTGTACAGTAAGGCTGCACTGGAACCAGATCAAACTGTGGGAAACAGGATTTTCCAGTGTAGCTGCTGCCACTGTTTAGACTGCTACTTCAGGTCGAACATTTCATCACACCATACAAGTCATTGTTGTTCTGTGTTGTACTTTTGAAATCATTTATAGTTGTCGTGAACAATTTCAATCCTCGTCTTTGatgatatgatttttttaaaaacctgtttgAGCCTACCTATTGCCCTAAAGGTTTATAGATTGTCTACATGACTCAGTGTTTCACTTTTTTCCCGTTTctagtttttcatttgttgtaATAGCACACACTAAGTTTCTGTCTTTATGTTGATAAAGGTTGGTGAGCTATAAAGATTCGAGAGCCAATGATGGAGTCTATAAAACTCTTGACTGACTTGCAGGTGCATGGAGAAGGAAAAATGTCTGAAGAGGTCAAAACTCCAGCAACACTCGTAAAGTAAGAGCAACTTCATTGTGAGACCAGAGCGTATAAATGAGATGGGgaagtgttgctggagttttTACCGTGTCAGATTTGTAAAACAACCGTGTACAAGGTTCTGTTTATAAATCTCTTTAATCACTCCTTTTCTTATCAATACCTCCATCACTTTCATCACTCTGAAGATCTGTCAGTGAAAAGAATGGCACAGGAACAGTGTGATTTTACTGGTTGTGTTACATCAGTGAGGTTCAGTCATACGTGTCCAATATGCACTGATGTGGTTATGTATTGTACAGCTGCAGCATCATTGATCTGAATCACTGTCAGTCAGCATTATTATTAGTAATATAAAGGGAATAAATGTGTGTCCGTTAATATTTTAGAGATAGCTTTATAGAAAGTGGTAACCCAGAAACaaattgtgttttaatattaaatatttttctgtcaCCACCATATGATCCCATCCTCAGATCTCTCTAGAAAACcatgtggtttttttttattagataaTAGACAGGAAATAAATTTGCAGCTACAATGGATAAATCATTTCAGTAATTTCTTTAAGCTAGTACGCCAATACTTTCCTtgtttcagcttcttaaatgtgaagattcactgtttttctttgtgacaGATGAATCAAAACAAGATGTTGGTTTTGTCCTCGatgtttttcactattttctgacatttatgcACTAAACAGTAAACgggaaaaataaaaagcagcgTAGTCCATGATAAAGTTAATTTCTAGCTGTAGTTATGTGGAGGTGTACTTATGTTATATGTGTGTCTGATATGTTGTATTTGATAAATATATTGTGCAATAAACCAATAAAACCAAATGAATGACACATTTATGGACTGTCTGTCAACATTTCactaaataataattatgatgaACTAATCATCTTCATTGATCTCCCTCCTCAGCGGCAACCATGTCTCTGGGCGAGCCCACGTCGGATTCTGCGCCATTCTTCTCCGATGACAGCGAGGCGGAGGGTCCAGAGGAGCAGGGCGGGGCTGCGGCTCAGCGGCCCCAGGAGGAGCCGGCCAGCGGGGTGTCTAGCGTCCGAGCGGTGCTGACCGTCTTCATCCTCTGCTACATCAACCTGCTCAACTACATGGACAGGTTCACTGTGGCAGGTACAGTACACCTCCTGCTGCACCGTCACAGCCAATCAAAGGATTGTACCCTGATCACTGGTTTCCTGAAATATTAGTAAATATTAGAGATGTTTATTCCAGCAGACAATATAAGATGTTTTTATGCAATAAGATCTTTAGGCAAGACTGATTTAAGAAGCTATAtttaacagaaaatgttttatcttaGAGTCATCTCCTAATAATTTActggagagaagaaaaaaaataataagtgATGATATAAAGAAAGAAGCAAGAAATTTCCGTGAGAGTAACGCTAAATTTAAACCTCCAAAAATATTAACTAATCATTCATTTACTATTAAAAACTTAATTATTCTAAAATGTTAAATGGTGGGCTTGCCTTTGGACATACTGGACTTTAACAATTTCGGCCAATAACTGTGCACCAACTAAAGACTGGAAATTAATTTTAACAATGACTATATTTTCCATATACGTTGTACCAAATACTTGGAAGTAAAACGTTTTTTTTAGGAAAGTTGGAATTTATTCATAAATTTTCCAGAAATTGGGAGCCTGGTAAAATAAAAGCCATTTTATTGGACCAATAAGCAGAATAAACAGACTCATTTGAATATGCAATAAATTATACTTGATAgaagtttaaatgtttttgttcaaCAGGTGAAAAGATTTGTCTTTAAATGCTCCGTCATTCAAGGGTTAGATGCTTAAAGTTATGACGGCGGcactaataattatttttgtcaGCGATTTATCACAGTTTCTTTAGTTTAAGCTGACACTtttagatgttttgttttgtctgaccaaacAATATTTAGTTTACTgaaacaaaatacacattttttgttaaatatgaCAACAAATCGATCTTTAAAATGATTAGTTGTTTTACTGTTGCgtgagaagaaaaataaaaccactGTGTTGACTCCACCAGGTGTTCTCCCCGACATCGAGCAGTATTTTGGGATTAATGATGAGAAGTCGGGCTTGCTCCAAACAGGTAAGAAGTCAATGAAAACAATCCTAAAAGGTGTTTAAGATCCATCACATCACTGAAACACCATGCAGAAATGACCTCAGGTCCACACTGTAAAGATTATATGTTGTTGTATATCATAAAACAACTTCTTTAAATCAGTGACAGGATGTCGACAAAAGAGCATTAatatttatgcctctgcacaggTGATAGCCGTGGCCtgaagcattatgttttcaagttGTCTGTTCGTCCATACGTACGTACATACAtatggacagacggacagacagacgtcCTATTCTTGTGACCATGacatctcaagaatgccttgtgGGAATGTCCACGTGGAaccaaggatgaactgattagactttgatggtcaaaggtcaagtgtcactgtgaccttgcatccatttcCTTTCCTTGTTCCATTTCATGAacgggaatttcctcaaatttgacagAAACATCCACTTGTGCTCAAGAATTAATTGTATGAATTTAGTGGTTGaaggtcataggtcaaggtcactgtgacctcacaaaacatgtattgggccataactcaagaattcatacagtaattatgacaaaattcaacacaaatgtctaacaggataaaataatgaagtgatgacattttatatccaaaaggtcaaagctcaacttcactgtgatgtcacaatgtTCTACAAAAGCATTATACTTAACTCAGCCtcatatctcaaaaacagaagaggagacatttggtcagatactgaattggtgacactaatcttgggtgtccactttgaaacagtgctgattgtacagatcttctgtgctgctggggggaagatgtgtgtgtgaagcaccaCCAAGTGGTAATGCTAGATGTTTCTGAGACTGTAAGTGAGTTTAACACATGATTTTACCATCTCTATAATAAGTAACAATACAAAATTTGCTCTAAATACCAGTGGTGAGCAAGTATTTACatcctttacttcagtaaaagtgcTGATACCAAACTGTAAAAGTACTCTGtgacaagtaaaagtcctgcattgaaaatggaACTTCAGTAAAAGCATGTAAGTATGATCAGGAAAATGTAcctaaagtattaaaagttaaaaaaaaataaaattaaattaaaaaaatccccTGTGACTGGATGTTGATGAATCCACTTATTGGTTCAGTTGTACTTGTATAAACTGTCTGGGTTTTGTGTGTAacatcttaatttgtaaaataacNctaaagtattaaaagttaaaaaaaaaataaaataaaataaaaaaaatcccctgtgaCTGGATGTTGATGAATCCACTTATTGGTTCAGCTGTACTTGTATAAACTGTCTGGGTTTTGTGTGTAacatcttaatttgtaaaataactggactgtcagataaatgtggtACAGtaaatatttgatatttataaTATTTCCCTCTTAGATGGAGTAGATTAGAAGTGAAAAGTACTTGTACTTAACTTCAGTACAGTgattgagtaaatgtactcagttactttcATTCCTGAGAGTGCTCGCCTTTTTGTTTCCTTCCAGTTTTTATCTGCAGTTACATGTTCTTGGCTCCGGTCTTCGGATACCTGGGCGACAGGTACAACAGGAAGATCATCATGAGTGTTGGCATCACATTCTGGTCTTTGGTGACTCTTGCCAGCTCCTACACCCCCAAAGAAGtaagttcttcttcttcttgattTCCTCCTGCATGATGACATAAATACTGAACCACATTGATGGCAAAAcagtttttgctttaatttgatTGTTGAAATCCTCCTCCCTTTCTTCCCATTTTGCAGCATTTCTGGGCCCTGCTGCTGACCCGAGGCCTGGTTGGAGTCGGCGAGGCCAGTTACTCGACCATCGCTCCCACCATCATTGCTGACCTCTACGTGAAGGGAAAGAGGACAAATATGCTCTCCATTTTTTATTTCGCCATCCCTGTCGGCAGGTGGGTTTAATACACAGGACATCCTTTGGGTctgacagatttatttattttatattgtccTCTGTGGAGTCTGGAGGGTGCTGATGGAAGGATTATAGCCCTTTGAAAActcttaacttttgtttttgttattcctTTTCCATATTGTGATTGCTCTGATTTAACTAACCTGTCTCCATCATCTAAgaaaggaggagctgaagagcTTTCAGTGCGTTTTGGCCTGTTATTGTGAGActccattttaaaataaaaactgctgaCTTCAACATATAAAGACGGAAGAAGGaaatgaaataattaattttgaaaattaaattactTATCATTGCATTATTATTGCATTAAATGCAGTTTTAATTTCATAATTCAAGCAAACGTTTTTTAGATGTTAAAAGTCTGGTGACACACTTCAGGATCCACATGTTTGTAGCTTATAAATGCTGCTGAGGGTCAGACAGCCATTGTTAAATTATGTTAAATTATTCCTGTTAACATTATTTTGCCTGCCTTCTGTTAACTTTGGTAGCTCCTCACTAAAGTAAAATTGACGTACAATCAAAGAGCGTAAATGTGCATTTGAACacgatttatctttttatttattaatgtcaAACATTAACTGTTCCATCTGACCTTCTTGTCGATATCTTTTCTTCCTGTCAGTGGTCTCGGATACATCGTGGGGTCACAAGTCAGTAACTTAGCGAAGGACTGGCACTGGGCTCTGCGGGTAAGTCTGACAGTTTTTATTATGCCTCCGTGCTGGCGACACCTGTGGCCAGAGAcgtgttttcaggttgtccgtcccattctcaaGAATGGctgacagacatggatgtaaactgtaactataacttgactggtttttggaggcatacaaccatgaggtggtaattctagtttttccTGATGTAAACTGACATgctggtgttgttgtttgtgccCAGGTTGTGTTCTACCTGTACGCTCCTCTCACATTGTCCCCCGTCCTCAGGTGACTCCAGGGTTGGGACTGATtgcggtgctgctgctgctgttcgtGGTCCAGGAGCCTAAAAGAGGAGCCGTTGAAGCTCGGCCAGAGCATCACCTGCACCAGACCAGCTGGCTGACTGACCTGAAGGCCTTGAGCAAGAAGTAGGTTCAATATCACACACTTCTGCTATCATTCATTTGATCAACTttaaatttggtaaaaaaaaaaattgcgcCAATAGAATACAAAATCATGTATGTGGGTGCTGCAGCATTAGTGCATCTTGTGGCCTCATTGTAGTTTTAAAACTTATTTAGAAGTATTAGGGTCTTATTATTTTAGTGGCAGCTTGGAGGCTACAGGGTACGTACATAGTGACATAATATGCCTACATCAGCTTCCACATGAGATGTGTACATAATTAAAGTTATATATACAGTTTAGTGTGATAGATTGATACACATACAAAACTTCAATGACAATGTACTCATAAATGAACCTGAGCATCCTGCATTTATTCTTCCTTTCATATAAACTGTGCTCAGTCTTTGATTATAAGTTACTGCTCTTTTCCTCTCAGTTTTTATAGTGGAATTAACACCCAGCTAAACCAAGAGCAGTCTGATCCAATAAATCATGAAGGTTATGATGTTCAGTTTGTGTTGACGCTGTTTCACAGAGGGGTTGATTCAACAGTGTGATCATTATGCCTCTACGCCGGCAATAGCCATAGCCAGAGGCTGTTTTCGGGCTGTTCATCTGTACATCTGTCCGTACGtatgtcccattcttgtgaacgcaatatttCAAGagcgccttgagggaatttcttcaaatttggcacaaattttcacttggactcaaaggtcaaggttacaatgaccttgtctgtctccttcttgtgaatgtgatatcttaagaataccttgagggaatacCTTGATgtcaggagcagaaggggagacgtttaaacagacactgaattggtgacgctaatcttgggtgtccactttgtaactgtgctgattgtatagatcttctgtgtgaagcatccatgttttcatagacatcgatgtaaactgtaagagaaacttgactggtgcgtaGAGGCATGCAACCGCGGGGCagtaattgtagtttttaaggaTGTAATTTGTGGTGCAGCTGAACTGAGAGGTGTCTGTATCAGTGAGTCTAAACACCTCCGCCTGTTTCACCAAATTCATAACCTGAGATCTTTTCATCTTCTTGCTTATTTTGACGCATTTCACGAATCGGAACAATACTTGTGTGCTAGCATGCAAGAGGATTTTTGTAAAGCGTGACGCTGCCTTCGTTTGCAATCTGCAGCGCTTTGCACATTTCTTCTGTGAAATGGTGCTTTGTGGCTCTTTCTGTAAGCCATCCTGTCATGTCTGAGTCACCGTGGAACATCTGCATCACGGAAACCTACATTTGACTGACAGAAAGTCATTTAACAGATACACAGAACAACAAtgtgacgtgttttatgtctgAAAAGATCTTCAGATTAATGAACTAACTTTACATAATATATAAAACATCCTGTCAGAAACAGTCAAGTCTcatatgatttttgttttcatgcatgTTGCAGCACTAAAATGTTTatgctttgtgtttgttgatgGAGTTTAGCCGCATAATGACCTAAGATTGTCTCACAGTTTGAGTTGTTCACCTTCTGAtccgtctctgtttcctctgcagctACAGCTTTGTGTTGTCCACCTTCGGCTTCACAGCAGTGGCGTTTGTCACCGGCTCTCTGGCTCTTTGGGCTCCTACATTCCTCTTCAGAGCGGCCGTCTTCAACGGAGAGAGATCTCCCTGTGTGGAGGGAAACTGTGCCTCCTCCGACAGGTAACATGCTGTTACCCCCTGGAACAGTTGCACcttgtcattgtgttttcacataGATCTCTGCTGGAGAGGAACAGATTTGTGTGGGGATTTGACAGAAGGAGCAGCACCCTGACGCTGTATTTCTCTTCTGACAGTTTGATTTTTGGGACCATCACCGTCGTCACAGGTGTGCTAGGCGTGGCCAGTGGCGTGCAGGTCAGTCGGCATCTCAGGACGAGGACCCCCAGAGCTGACCCGCTGGTGTGCGCCGCCGGTCTGCTCCTCTCCGCACCTTTCCTCTACCTGGCCATCGTCTTCGCTCAGGCCAGCACCATCGCCACATACGTGAGTCCTCCTCAAGTCTTATTTTCACCATGTGCAGTAAATAGATCATGTAGGAGATGGTCTATGGTCTTTACACACATGCTTAGTTACTTTCTGCCACTGATAATCATGATGTCTGTCCCCTCAGGTCTTCATCTTCCTCGGAGAGACCTTCCTGTCCATGAACTGGGCCATCGTGGCCGATATTCTGCTGGTGAGAACTTGTCTCCTTTTTTCGCTAGAGTTTGTTCGCTCTGTTGACCTAcaaccagtgcttaatttgtaaaattagaagtaggggaatactttgggcctctgagagggcagtgttcccccactcccaaaagtgggggaacacttttttaagcggcacccgagccgcctcactgcgcgactccgaatggaatggttgtgacatctagtgttgtcacggtgtcaaaattgggacccacggtacgataccagtgaaagtagtatcaggataccacagcaaaaatgaggcagatgtgccttttgtcatttataaaaagataaatNNNNNNNNNNNNNNNNNNNNNNNNNNNNNNNNNNNNNNNNNNNNNNNNNNNNNNNNNNNNNNNNNNNNNNNNNNNNNNNNNNNNNNNNNNNNNNNNNNNNNTCTCTGCaacaagaagaggacattattggacctggagccggacttctctgCCGCCGGTAAACCGTTATGTTGCAGCGTggagcactatgagcctccgccgtattTGACCGCCGtatcctgtctgtgacccccgttcaacccacaaccggcaggatttgattttcctttctgctgctggttgaaatctgtactcacacagcgtgctgaatgatttaatttgcacgcacaaaactatttttagtcgcaaatgcaagtaCAATGCTCGCacatagagctctgtggaaaacaaatcactgccgacaagtaaaaagaaataaataataactttcactgctcaaagatactcacatgtctAGAAAACAAACCatagcagcatattgagtgccaggtgtcCATGCAGCGTCCCAGTGTGCGCTGgtcaataacggcgcgcgccgggacggcgcatggacactcaccgtcttgcgattggactttgaactatCATATGTAGGCTACTGTGGAGTTTTAGTACCGCAGTCTACCATTACCAgtataccctgcaacactagtgacatcagccaatactgtatgtagtttttagatgcgaaaagttctagacccatgcaaattagttctggaacgcaccagggccttttctgaaaagatcctggtacacgttccagtacgttccggctcaaattaagcactgccTACAACAATATTATCACATGACTCTCTTGGAGGCACTTGCTAGAACATCTTAGTTATTAATTACATAGTGTGTTATAGTGGTGATAAAATTAATTATCTGACAGTAATCAGTTTTTGTTCTTAATAGTTAAATTTAAAGGCAGTTTTAAGCTTTCCTTTGAAGCTCATCTCATGGAAAGTCACATTTCATTACACTGTTAGGGCcacaaatatatattattttctcTAATCATTTACTTCTTTATACATATCTAATGAGCATTGTTGGAGGTAGCCTGAGATCTGAGATTTGCGTTGCCAATAAATGTTTTCCTGTAATTGttgtgtatgtgacaaaaataacTTTCTCCTTGTTCTCATTGTCTTTGTCTGTATTTCAGTACGTTGTCGTTCCCACTCGTCGCTCCACAGCAGAAGCTCTGCAGATCGTCATCTCACATCTACTGGGAGATGCAGGAAGTCCATACCTGATAGGAGTGGTACgtcgctgcacacacacacacacacacacacacacacacaaaacaacatggtTAAACAATATATGACAACATAGCGATACATTTATGCTCAAACTCTTTCATATATTGCCTATTGCCGAAgtatttttagggcattttatGCCTTTATAGAGAGATGCATCAAAGATCCCCAAATTATATATGTTAGTTTCAATTTGTACAAAAATATttcctcatttatttatttgaaattttaATTTGAGGATAAACCCTTTGATGCACCATCTGGTTTACCTCAGGCACAGAAACACGGAAATTAACAGATACTTTGACAAAAACTAAACACGTATGTCTTCTGTCCAACCAGCAGTCCAAATCTATTACTAATACATTACTGAAAGGAAAatcagcaaatcttcacattagTGATGCTGATCCATGAAATGTCTAAACATGAAGAGtccaatttattttctgtcacccGACTCATTAATTAATGAACTAATTGTTTAGTCTGTACATGTGTAAACTGTTGGGTAGTTCAGTTTATaacaaaacatcatattttataaactctTC from Epinephelus moara isolate mb chromosome 18, YSFRI_EMoa_1.0, whole genome shotgun sequence harbors:
- the spns1 gene encoding protein spinster homolog 1, with translation MSLGEPTSDSAPFFSDDSEAEGPEEQGGAAAQRPQEEPASGVSSVRAVLTVFILCYINLLNYMDRFTVAGVLPDIEQYFGINDEKSGLLQTVFICSYMFLAPVFGYLGDRYNRKIIMSVGITFWSLVTLASSYTPKEHFWALLLTRGLVGVGEASYSTIAPTIIADLYVKGKRTNMLSIFYFAIPVGSGLGYIVGSQVSNLAKDWHWALRVTPGLGLIAVLLLLFVVQEPKRGAVEARPEHHLHQTSWLTDLKALSKNYSFVLSTFGFTAVAFVTGSLALWAPTFLFRAAVFNGERSPCVEGNCASSDSLIFGTITVVTGVLGVASGVQVSRHLRTRTPRADPLVCAAGLLLSAPFLYLAIVFAQASTIATYVFIFLGETFLSMNWAIVADILLYVVVPTRRSTAEALQIVISHLLGDAGSPYLIGVVSDSLRKRDSFLWQFRSLQLSLLLCAFVSVIGGGFFLATALFIENDRNRAENYVPTDDEPIVVPKSGRSTRVPVSSVLI